One window from the genome of Oceanidesulfovibrio indonesiensis encodes:
- a CDS encoding NAD-dependent epimerase/dehydratase family protein, with the protein MIIVTGGAGFIGSNIVKALNDKGFTDILVVDNLKDGTKFVNLVDLNIADYMDKEDFLIQIMAGEEFGEIDAIFHEGACSSTT; encoded by the coding sequence ATGATCATCGTTACCGGCGGCGCGGGCTTTATCGGCAGCAATATTGTTAAGGCTCTCAATGACAAAGGCTTCACCGACATCCTGGTGGTTGACAACCTGAAAGACGGCACCAAGTTCGTCAACCTGGTGGATCTGAACATCGCTGACTACATGGATAAAGAAGATTTCCTTATCCAGATTATGGCCGGCGAAGAGTTCGGCGAGATCGACGCCATCTTCCACGAAGGGGCGTGTTCTTCCACCACCG